The following are from one region of the Prevotella communis genome:
- the dnaA gene encoding chromosomal replication initiator protein DnaA: MQNSHKALWDNCLHLISQNVTKQIFKTWFEPIVFESYDEEEKTVLVQVPSPYIYEYLEQYYVRLMAWALQNSFKANVRLKYRLVTDKENKKNQEWESDAPSDIEAPRPTTRGNKSPTVLDAAVPQNLNPQLDPKKTFDNYIEGNSNKLPRTVGLSIAEHPGKSTFNPFFIYGPSGCGKTHLINAIGVQCKRMYPQKRVLYVSARLFQVQFTDSVRQNTTNDFINFYQTIDVLIVDDIQEWVNSPKTLDTFFHIFDHLFRLGKQIILASDRPPVDLVGVKDRLLTRFSCGLIAELEKPNVQLCVDILNSKCRRDGLKIPMEVIQFVAQTANGSVRDLEGVLNSLMAYSIVYNSNIDMHLAERVIKRAVKVDNHPLTIDDILEKVCQHFGVSQQHVLSKSRKRDYVQVRQVSMYLAQKYTKMPASRIGQLIGGRDHSTVIHSCSAIEQRMKLDKAFVEELNSIEHSFKLKS; this comes from the coding sequence ATGCAAAATAGTCATAAGGCGCTTTGGGACAACTGCCTGCATCTCATCAGCCAGAACGTCACGAAGCAGATCTTTAAAACGTGGTTCGAGCCAATCGTCTTCGAGTCTTACGACGAGGAAGAGAAGACCGTATTGGTGCAGGTTCCAAGTCCGTATATCTACGAATACTTGGAGCAGTACTACGTGCGTCTGATGGCGTGGGCACTTCAGAATAGTTTCAAGGCTAATGTGCGTCTGAAGTACCGTTTGGTTACCGACAAGGAGAATAAGAAGAATCAGGAGTGGGAGAGTGATGCACCCAGTGATATCGAGGCACCCCGTCCAACAACACGTGGCAATAAGTCGCCTACGGTTCTTGATGCAGCCGTGCCCCAGAACTTGAATCCTCAGCTGGATCCCAAGAAGACGTTTGATAATTATATTGAGGGAAACTCCAATAAACTGCCACGCACGGTAGGTCTGTCTATCGCAGAGCATCCGGGTAAGTCGACCTTCAACCCATTCTTTATCTATGGTCCTTCCGGTTGCGGTAAGACCCATCTGATCAATGCCATTGGTGTGCAGTGCAAGCGTATGTATCCGCAGAAGCGTGTGCTTTATGTCTCTGCCCGTCTGTTCCAGGTACAGTTCACGGACTCTGTGCGTCAGAATACCACGAATGATTTCATTAACTTCTATCAGACCATTGACGTGCTGATTGTTGATGATATTCAGGAATGGGTTAATTCTCCCAAGACTTTGGATACCTTCTTCCACATCTTCGATCATCTGTTCCGCCTTGGCAAGCAGATTATTCTGGCAAGTGACCGTCCCCCTGTGGACTTGGTTGGCGTGAAGGACCGTCTGCTCACCCGCTTCTCTTGTGGTCTGATTGCAGAGCTTGAGAAACCTAACGTGCAGCTTTGTGTGGATATTCTGAATTCAAAGTGCCGTCGTGATGGCTTGAAGATTCCTATGGAGGTGATCCAGTTTGTTGCCCAGACAGCCAACGGTTCTGTACGTGACCTGGAGGGTGTGCTCAATTCCCTGATGGCCTACAGTATTGTCTATAACTCTAATATTGACATGCACCTGGCTGAGCGCGTTATCAAGCGTGCCGTGAAGGTGGACAATCATCCCCTTACCATTGATGATATCCTGGAAAAGGTATGTCAGCACTTTGGCGTCTCTCAGCAGCATGTGCTCAGTAAGAGTCGGAAGCGCGATTATGTGCAGGTGCGTCAGGTATCAATGTATCTGGCTCAGAAATACACGAAGATGCCAGCATCACGTATCGGTCAGCTGATTGGTGGCCGTGATCACTCTACAGTGATTCACAGTTGCTCAGCTATCGAGCAGCGCATGAAGTTGGACAAGGCTTTCGTGGAAGAGTTGAATAGCATTGAACATTCCTTTAAATTAAAATCATAA
- a CDS encoding MlaD family protein: MKFLTNEVKIALAAIVGIVILFAGMQFLKGLNIFSSADKYYVRFSDISGLSASSPVYANGYKVGVVEKVLYDYSQPNNIVAVMGLDKNLMLPRGTKAEISSDLLGNVKLELKFGPNPIDLVQKGDTIDGGMASGLMDKAADMIPQVEVMLPKLDSILAALNTLLHDSAITRSVHNVDQITTNLGSTTNELNQLSSQLNHQMPQMLAKVDGVLTNTEGVTRQLNEMDFGATMQKVDRAVGNLEQTTAKLNSNEGTLGLLMRDPGLYNNMNATMRSADSLLMDMRLHPKRYVHFSIFGRKDR, translated from the coding sequence ATGAAATTTTTGACAAATGAGGTAAAAATAGCATTGGCTGCTATCGTAGGTATTGTCATTCTGTTTGCTGGCATGCAGTTTTTGAAGGGACTCAATATATTCTCTTCTGCAGATAAGTATTATGTACGTTTCTCTGATATTAGTGGCTTGTCGGCCTCTAGTCCCGTCTATGCTAATGGTTATAAAGTTGGCGTGGTGGAAAAAGTCCTGTACGACTATTCTCAGCCAAACAATATCGTTGCTGTTATGGGGCTCGACAAGAACCTGATGTTGCCGAGAGGCACTAAAGCAGAAATCTCAAGTGACCTGCTTGGAAATGTGAAATTGGAACTGAAGTTCGGCCCCAATCCTATTGACTTGGTGCAAAAAGGTGATACCATTGATGGTGGTATGGCCAGTGGATTGATGGATAAGGCTGCAGATATGATACCTCAGGTAGAAGTCATGTTGCCCAAGTTGGATTCTATTCTAGCCGCACTGAATACTTTGTTGCATGATTCTGCAATCACGCGTTCTGTCCATAACGTGGATCAGATTACGACAAATCTTGGTTCTACTACCAATGAACTGAACCAGTTGTCTTCACAGTTGAACCATCAGATGCCCCAGATGCTGGCAAAGGTGGATGGTGTGCTTACAAATACAGAGGGCGTGACCCGTCAGTTGAATGAGATGGATTTTGGAGCCACGATGCAGAAGGTAGACCGTGCTGTGGGTAACCTGGAGCAGACCACGGCTAAGTTGAACAGTAATGAAGGTACACTTGGATTGCTGATGCGTGATCCGGGTCTCTATAACAACATGAATGCTACGATGCGTAGTGCTGATTCATTGCTGATGGATATGAGACTGCATCCAAAACGCTATGTACACTTCTCTATTTTTGGCAGAAAAGACAGGTAA
- a CDS encoding N-acetylmuramoyl-L-alanine amidase family protein yields the protein MSRKFYVFLLLICCFAVTSFAAKRPFTLVIDAGHGGKDAGAPGKYSYEKNINLKVALAFGRYVEKNCPDVKVIYTRKTDVFIPLHERAAIANRNKADVFISIHTNSVASKKPISGLETYTMGMRRSGEKLSAAMRENDVILIEDNYQQHYSGFDPRSPESYIMFEVLNDKNMLESVELAKGIQKNVCRTANRPNKGVKQDAFLVLRETSMPACLIELGYITTPSEEAYLNAPSNQEAMGRGIYQAFVEYKARATHQPMPVKVEEPEVPEQSVKEEAPVKQEVQEAPVVPAETPEVAVKQNAPAKQEAPVKQEQPVQKKTSVKPAQPAKADTVKTVAVAAPVFKVQFLASNTRIKAGDARFKGLDGVDSYQEGGLWKYTVGSTESYAEVRQLRAQVVKVFPQAFIVAFKNGEKMDTQKAIRESQQKK from the coding sequence ATGAGTAGAAAATTTTATGTTTTTCTATTGTTGATATGCTGTTTCGCCGTGACTTCATTTGCGGCGAAACGTCCATTTACGCTAGTGATTGATGCCGGCCACGGAGGTAAGGATGCAGGTGCTCCTGGAAAATACTCGTATGAGAAGAACATCAACCTGAAGGTGGCATTGGCTTTTGGACGTTATGTGGAGAAGAACTGTCCTGACGTGAAGGTCATCTATACACGTAAGACGGATGTGTTTATCCCTTTGCATGAGCGTGCCGCTATTGCCAACAGGAATAAGGCTGACGTGTTTATCAGTATACATACCAACTCTGTAGCCAGCAAGAAACCTATCTCGGGTCTGGAGACCTATACCATGGGTATGCGTCGCTCAGGCGAGAAACTCAGTGCTGCTATGCGTGAGAATGATGTGATCCTGATTGAGGATAATTATCAGCAGCATTATTCCGGTTTCGATCCCCGTTCACCTGAAAGCTATATCATGTTTGAGGTGCTCAACGATAAGAACATGCTGGAGAGTGTTGAACTGGCAAAGGGAATCCAGAAGAATGTCTGCCGCACGGCTAATCGTCCCAATAAGGGCGTGAAGCAGGATGCCTTCCTTGTGTTACGTGAGACATCAATGCCTGCCTGCCTGATAGAATTGGGTTATATTACGACACCATCGGAAGAGGCTTATCTGAATGCTCCAAGTAATCAGGAGGCCATGGGACGCGGTATCTATCAGGCTTTCGTGGAATACAAGGCCAGGGCTACCCATCAGCCTATGCCGGTAAAGGTGGAGGAGCCTGAAGTTCCTGAGCAAAGCGTAAAGGAAGAAGCACCCGTCAAGCAGGAGGTCCAGGAAGCACCTGTTGTGCCAGCAGAAACACCGGAGGTTGCTGTTAAGCAGAATGCACCAGCCAAGCAGGAGGCTCCAGTCAAACAGGAACAGCCTGTACAAAAAAAGACGTCTGTAAAGCCGGCACAGCCTGCAAAAGCTGATACCGTCAAGACGGTAGCCGTTGCTGCGCCTGTCTTCAAGGTTCAGTTCCTGGCAAGCAATACCAGGATTAAGGCGGGAGATGCCCGTTTCAAGGGATTGGATGGCGTAGACAGTTACCAGGAGGGTGGACTCTGGAAATATACTGTGGGCTCTACGGAGAGTTATGCGGAAGTCAGACAGCTCCGTGCACAAGTGGTAAAGGTGTTCCCTCAGGCATTTATAGTGGCTTTCAAGAATGGTGAGAAGATGGATACCCAGAAGGCCATCAGAGAGTCACAACAAAAGAAGTAA
- the folB gene encoding dihydroneopterin aldolase, producing the protein MKLSESSIFLNDVRLYAYHGVLEQERRVGGEYSVSLRVHYNIYKAMESDDVSDTLNYALLLELVKREMACPSSLLEHVVGRIGKAVFKEFPLAESVDLTLTKLNPPMGADSAGAGVSVHLINDKTL; encoded by the coding sequence ATGAAGCTGTCGGAGAGTAGTATATTCCTGAATGATGTACGCCTCTATGCCTATCATGGCGTATTGGAACAGGAGCGTAGGGTGGGAGGCGAGTATTCCGTCTCCTTGCGCGTACATTATAATATATATAAGGCGATGGAGTCTGATGACGTTTCAGACACGTTGAACTATGCCCTGCTGCTTGAACTCGTGAAACGGGAGATGGCTTGTCCTTCAAGCTTATTGGAACATGTGGTGGGCCGTATAGGAAAGGCTGTCTTCAAGGAATTTCCCCTGGCTGAGTCTGTAGACTTGACATTAACGAAACTGAATCCACCCATGGGGGCTGACTCTGCAGGAGCTGGAGTCAGTGTACATTTAATAAATGATAAAACTCTGTAA
- a CDS encoding alanine/glycine:cation symporter family protein, protein MELNELITSINDAVWGYVLIFALVGCGIWFTWRTRFVQFRMVGEMIRLLTDSAVDTIEDQTRGKKDGESGKRKHISSFQAFAVSVATRVGTGNLAGVATAIAIGGPGAVFWMWIIALVGSATAFVESTLAQLFKQKHKDSFIGGPAYYIQRGLHQRWMAVLFAILITLQFGLSNNSIQANTICGAMQEAFGWSPVWVGIILAVLGLFIVFGGIQRIAHVSAVLVPVMAIGYVVLAIVVIAMNINLIPHVFKVIVLDAFGIEQIAGGGIGATIMNGVKRGLFSNEAGEGSAPNVAATATVSHPVKQGLIQALGVFTDTLLVCSCTAFIILISGLYNVPELNGIALTQSALQSEVGSAGPVFVAIAIFLFAFSSIIGNYYYGEANIRFITPNTKVMTTYRIFSAGVMVIFGALASFELVWNIVDFFMAFLTACNLIAIVLLGRYAFRLLDDYRNQKRQGIKEPVFHRELLPELEKELDCWES, encoded by the coding sequence ATGGAACTAAACGAACTGATTACCTCCATAAATGATGCCGTATGGGGCTATGTATTAATCTTCGCACTTGTAGGATGTGGAATATGGTTTACATGGCGTACGCGCTTTGTACAATTCCGCATGGTGGGCGAGATGATACGCCTGCTGACAGACTCGGCAGTAGATACCATAGAGGATCAGACACGAGGAAAGAAAGACGGAGAGTCAGGCAAGCGGAAGCATATCTCCTCATTCCAGGCCTTTGCCGTTTCTGTAGCCACCCGTGTAGGCACTGGCAACCTGGCAGGCGTAGCTACAGCCATCGCCATTGGAGGACCAGGCGCCGTCTTCTGGATGTGGATTATTGCCTTGGTAGGCTCTGCCACCGCCTTCGTAGAATCAACCTTGGCCCAGCTGTTCAAGCAGAAACACAAAGACTCGTTCATTGGTGGACCGGCATACTATATCCAGCGGGGCCTGCACCAGCGATGGATGGCTGTGCTGTTTGCCATACTCATCACACTGCAGTTCGGACTATCCAACAACTCCATACAGGCCAACACCATCTGCGGCGCCATGCAAGAAGCTTTCGGCTGGTCCCCCGTCTGGGTTGGAATCATACTGGCTGTTCTCGGCCTGTTCATTGTCTTTGGCGGCATCCAGCGTATCGCTCATGTCAGTGCGGTACTGGTACCCGTGATGGCTATTGGCTATGTGGTATTGGCGATTGTTGTCATCGCCATGAATATCAACCTGATTCCCCACGTCTTCAAGGTTATCGTACTTGATGCCTTTGGCATTGAACAGATTGCTGGCGGCGGTATTGGCGCAACCATCATGAATGGTGTCAAGCGCGGTCTTTTCTCCAACGAGGCTGGTGAGGGCAGTGCTCCCAACGTGGCTGCTACCGCAACGGTATCACATCCCGTCAAGCAAGGCCTCATCCAGGCATTGGGCGTCTTCACGGACACACTACTGGTATGCTCATGCACGGCATTTATCATCCTGATAAGCGGACTCTATAACGTCCCGGAACTCAACGGCATCGCACTCACACAGTCAGCCCTGCAATCAGAGGTAGGCAGCGCCGGTCCCGTCTTTGTAGCCATTGCCATCTTCCTGTTTGCCTTTTCAAGTATCATTGGCAACTACTATTACGGTGAGGCCAATATCCGTTTCATCACCCCTAACACGAAAGTGATGACAACATACCGTATTTTCTCTGCAGGCGTGATGGTCATATTCGGTGCTTTGGCCAGTTTCGAACTGGTATGGAATATCGTTGACTTCTTCATGGCCTTCCTCACGGCCTGCAACCTCATAGCCATCGTGCTCCTGGGACGCTATGCCTTCCGCCTGCTCGACGACTATCGCAACCAGAAGCGCCAGGGTATTAAAGAGCCTGTATTCCACAGGGAATTACTACCTGAACTGGAAAAAGAACTTGATTGCTGGGAATCATAA
- a CDS encoding nitroreductase family protein has protein sequence MKNLLTRRSIRKYSEKEVSEELLNRLMNEAARTQTMGNLQLYSVVITRSNEMKAKLAPAHFNQPMVTEAPVVLTICADFNRTSTWARCRNANPGYDNFLSFINAATDALLYTQTLCNLFDEEGLGYCYLGTTVYQPQQIIDVLRLPQLVMPVATITVGWPAEEPPLSDRLPLESFIHQETYNDYLAMDIDRYYAAKEALPENQHFVEINHKETLAQIFTDIRYTRKDNEAMSRGLIDALIRQGFLPRTIKIGHF, from the coding sequence ATGAAAAACTTACTCACACGACGCAGCATTCGCAAATACAGCGAGAAAGAGGTCAGCGAGGAACTGCTGAACCGATTAATGAATGAGGCTGCACGCACACAGACCATGGGCAACCTGCAGCTCTACAGTGTAGTCATCACCCGCTCCAACGAGATGAAAGCGAAGTTGGCGCCTGCCCATTTCAACCAGCCTATGGTGACCGAGGCGCCTGTCGTACTCACCATTTGTGCTGATTTCAACCGCACTTCCACCTGGGCACGTTGTCGTAATGCCAACCCTGGATACGATAACTTCCTGTCGTTTATCAATGCTGCCACTGATGCACTGCTCTACACGCAGACACTCTGCAACCTCTTTGATGAAGAGGGACTGGGCTATTGCTACCTGGGCACCACCGTCTATCAGCCGCAACAGATTATCGACGTTCTGCGTCTTCCCCAACTCGTCATGCCAGTAGCCACCATCACTGTTGGCTGGCCAGCCGAAGAGCCTCCCCTCTCCGACCGTCTGCCACTAGAGAGTTTCATTCACCAGGAGACCTACAACGATTATCTGGCTATGGATATTGACAGATACTATGCTGCGAAGGAGGCTTTGCCTGAGAACCAGCATTTCGTGGAGATAAACCACAAAGAAACACTCGCACAGATCTTTACTGACATCCGTTATACCCGCAAAGACAATGAAGCTATGTCGAGAGGACTCATCGACGCCCTTATTCGCCAAGGTTTCCTTCCCCGCACCATAAAAATAGGGCACTTCTGA
- a CDS encoding MFS transporter → MSALTKTKMSNFRWVICGLLFLATTVNYMDRQVLSLTWKDFISPEFHWTDSNYGNITAAFSIFYAIANLFAGKFIDWMGTKKGYLIAIFVWSLGACMHAGCGWAAMKWGGYTSIAELGQLTGDAAVMLATISMYMFLACRMVLALGEAGNFPAAIKVTAEYFPKKDRAFSTSIFNSGASVGALAAPATIPLLARAWGWEMAFIIIGVLGFVWMGLWMWLYEKPHKSKYVNQAELNYIEQDNDIAEVQNKHEAKEEKTISFWKCFTFKQTWSFIVGKLMTDGVWWFFLFWAPAYFSDQYGYTSDSLMGILLILTLYAIVTVVSIGGGYLPTYFVEKRGMNPYLGRMRAMLIFACFPVLGLLAQPLGAYSAWWPAILIGILGAGHQAWSANLFSTIGDMFPKSTIGTITGIGSMAGGLGSFAINKGSGEFFDWASSQGSAFTVMGFEGKPAAYMVVFSICAVAYLIGWFIMKSLVPKYKPIVVED, encoded by the coding sequence ATGAGCGCTTTAACAAAAACAAAAATGTCCAACTTCCGTTGGGTTATTTGTGGCTTGTTGTTTCTTGCAACAACCGTAAACTACATGGACCGTCAGGTTCTCTCCCTGACGTGGAAAGACTTTATCTCGCCTGAGTTCCACTGGACTGATTCCAACTATGGTAATATCACGGCGGCTTTCTCAATCTTCTATGCCATTGCAAATCTCTTTGCAGGCAAGTTTATTGACTGGATGGGTACCAAGAAGGGTTACCTTATTGCCATCTTCGTGTGGTCACTGGGTGCCTGCATGCATGCCGGATGTGGCTGGGCTGCCATGAAATGGGGTGGCTATACGTCTATTGCAGAACTGGGTCAGCTGACCGGTGATGCTGCTGTGATGCTGGCAACCATCTCCATGTATATGTTCCTGGCCTGTCGTATGGTGCTGGCGCTGGGTGAGGCTGGTAACTTCCCCGCAGCTATCAAGGTGACGGCAGAGTATTTCCCCAAGAAAGACCGTGCTTTCTCTACCTCTATCTTTAATAGTGGTGCCTCTGTAGGTGCACTGGCTGCACCAGCCACGATTCCCTTGCTGGCTCGTGCCTGGGGTTGGGAGATGGCCTTTATTATTATCGGTGTGCTGGGCTTCGTATGGATGGGCCTTTGGATGTGGCTCTACGAGAAGCCTCATAAGAGCAAGTATGTGAATCAGGCTGAGCTCAACTATATCGAGCAGGATAATGACATTGCCGAGGTGCAGAATAAGCATGAGGCAAAAGAGGAGAAGACAATCTCGTTCTGGAAGTGTTTCACCTTCAAGCAGACATGGTCATTTATCGTTGGTAAGCTGATGACAGATGGTGTGTGGTGGTTCTTCCTGTTCTGGGCTCCCGCCTATTTCTCTGACCAGTATGGCTATACCTCAGACTCTTTGATGGGTATTCTGCTTATCCTAACGCTTTATGCTATCGTGACGGTCGTGTCTATTGGTGGTGGCTATCTGCCTACCTATTTTGTAGAGAAGCGTGGTATGAATCCTTATCTGGGTCGTATGCGTGCCATGTTGATCTTTGCTTGTTTCCCTGTGTTGGGACTGCTTGCACAGCCTCTCGGTGCTTATAGCGCCTGGTGGCCTGCTATCCTGATTGGTATCCTTGGCGCTGGTCACCAGGCTTGGTCTGCCAACCTCTTCTCTACTATCGGTGATATGTTCCCCAAGTCAACTATTGGAACCATTACAGGTATTGGTTCTATGGCCGGTGGCCTTGGTTCTTTTGCTATCAATAAAGGTTCTGGTGAGTTCTTCGACTGGGCTTCAAGTCAGGGCAGTGCATTCACCGTCATGGGCTTTGAAGGCAAACCTGCTGCTTACATGGTAGTATTCAGCATCTGTGCTGTGGCTTACCTTATCGGTTGGTTCATCATGAAGAGTCTTGTGCCAAAGTACAAGCCTATTGTGGTTGAGGATTAA
- the kduI gene encoding 5-dehydro-4-deoxy-D-glucuronate isomerase, with product MKKAFLSIAGAIALSLSAANAQEADRFVGAQHVKFQTACHPEDVKHYDTKMLRERFVMEKVMEADSILLTYSHYDRFIFGGAMPVTKTLKLENFWELGLDVDNNIKEKYFLYNREIGIVNCGEGDGFVIVDGKEYALSPKEALYIGRGHIGKGKDVNKEVLFRSKDAKKPAKFYLNSATAHQHYKTQWITLDGRKGSLKAAVWGPVGSLEECNNRTVYKLIVNDVLEEGPCQLQLGLTQLNPGAAWNTMPPHTHGRRIEAYYYFNLPQEQTIAHIMGQPEESRVVWLHNDQAIMSPEWSMHAAAGTYYYTFIWGMAGENLYYNDKDNIPVIDIR from the coding sequence ATGAAAAAAGCATTTCTTTCAATTGCAGGGGCTATTGCTCTTTCTCTTTCTGCTGCCAATGCACAGGAAGCTGACAGATTTGTGGGCGCACAACACGTGAAGTTCCAAACGGCATGTCATCCTGAGGATGTGAAGCACTATGACACGAAGATGCTTCGTGAGCGTTTCGTGATGGAGAAGGTGATGGAGGCTGACTCTATCCTGTTGACCTATTCACACTACGACCGCTTTATCTTTGGTGGTGCCATGCCTGTGACAAAGACCTTGAAGCTGGAGAACTTCTGGGAACTGGGTCTTGATGTGGATAATAACATCAAGGAGAAATATTTCCTCTACAATCGCGAGATTGGTATCGTGAACTGTGGTGAGGGTGATGGCTTCGTTATCGTTGACGGCAAGGAATATGCACTCTCTCCCAAAGAAGCCCTTTACATTGGCCGTGGTCATATCGGCAAGGGTAAGGATGTGAACAAGGAGGTGCTCTTCCGTTCAAAGGATGCCAAGAAACCTGCAAAGTTCTATCTGAACTCGGCCACTGCTCATCAGCACTATAAGACACAATGGATTACGCTTGACGGACGTAAGGGTTCTCTGAAAGCTGCCGTATGGGGACCTGTAGGTTCTCTGGAGGAGTGCAACAACCGTACTGTTTATAAGTTGATTGTGAATGATGTGCTGGAGGAAGGTCCCTGTCAGCTGCAGTTGGGACTGACACAGTTGAACCCCGGTGCTGCCTGGAACACGATGCCTCCTCATACTCACGGACGCCGTATTGAGGCTTACTATTACTTCAACCTGCCTCAGGAACAGACCATCGCTCATATCATGGGCCAGCCAGAGGAGAGTCGTGTGGTATGGTTGCACAACGATCAGGCTATCATGAGTCCGGAGTGGTCAATGCATGCTGCTGCAGGTACCTATTACTATACCTTTATCTGGGGTATGGCTGGCGAGAACCTGTATTATAATGATAAGGACAATATTCCCGTTATCGATATCCGATAA
- a CDS encoding GxxExxY protein: MTKKEYMDMYDVVGAAMEVYNTLGRGMAEAIYQESLAKEFKLRGMDAEREKPLYSYYKGVLLDKIYYADFYYKDIVIELKSVEEVVSDHRAQLFNYMRITKQHRGILLNFGETSLHAERYLFLPQYDMFVLLNQDNYRDYISET, encoded by the coding sequence ATGACAAAAAAAGAATACATGGATATGTATGATGTCGTAGGTGCAGCCATGGAGGTCTATAATACGTTAGGCCGTGGTATGGCTGAAGCTATATATCAAGAATCTCTTGCCAAAGAATTTAAATTAAGGGGAATGGATGCGGAAAGGGAAAAACCTCTTTATTCCTATTATAAAGGTGTATTGTTAGACAAAATCTATTACGCTGATTTTTATTACAAAGATATTGTGATAGAATTGAAGTCTGTAGAAGAAGTTGTTTCCGACCATCGGGCTCAATTGTTTAACTATATGCGTATTACTAAACAGCATAGGGGGATTCTCTTGAACTTTGGAGAAACAAGTCTTCATGCAGAGCGATATCTTTTTTTACCGCAATATGATATGTTTGTCCTATTGAATCAAGATAATTACCGTGATTATATATCAGAGACATAA
- a CDS encoding PTS galactitol transporter subunit IIC gives MEQVFSYIIQLGASVMMPILFTIIGLCIGMKFGKSLKSGLYVGVGFVGLGIVTALLTTNFNTPLDAISKIFNLDLKVFDMGWPAAAAVAYNTAVGALIIPICLGINFLLLVTKCTRTVNIDLWNYWHFAFIGAVAYFVMDESLLWGYFAAISCYIVTLVMADLTADRFQGYYENMEGISIPQPFCQSFTPFAIAINWLLDRIPGFSKLDIDAEGLKKKFGVLGEPLVLGVIVGALIGAAAHFDHFTNFEEYAAGFASTSDAVMSIVKSVLFLGVTMGAVMELIPRITRLFIDGLMPISEKTQEVVKKKFKGKKVYIGMSPALVIGHPTTLVVSLLLIPVTLILAIALSKADNQFLPLASLAGMFYVFVMVLPFTKGNVVKTFIVGLVAVTIGLYFVTDMAPAFTLAANTVYEATQDKAAQIPEGFQAGAMDFASSLFGYVVYACVKYLQWIGMGVLTIITVAMVAWNRLRIVREEKNSK, from the coding sequence ATGGAACAAGTTTTCAGTTACATCATTCAGTTAGGAGCGTCGGTCATGATGCCGATCCTCTTCACTATCATCGGCTTGTGCATCGGCATGAAGTTCGGCAAGTCGCTCAAGAGTGGTCTTTATGTGGGTGTCGGTTTTGTTGGACTGGGCATCGTGACGGCTCTGTTGACAACGAATTTTAATACCCCACTGGATGCCATCTCCAAGATCTTCAACCTGGACTTGAAGGTTTTTGACATGGGATGGCCTGCTGCTGCCGCTGTGGCTTACAATACAGCGGTGGGTGCACTGATTATCCCCATTTGCCTGGGTATCAATTTCCTGTTGCTGGTTACGAAATGTACCCGCACGGTGAATATCGACTTGTGGAACTACTGGCATTTTGCCTTCATTGGTGCCGTGGCTTATTTCGTGATGGACGAGAGCTTGTTGTGGGGCTATTTTGCTGCTATCAGTTGTTATATCGTCACGTTGGTGATGGCTGACCTGACAGCCGACCGTTTCCAGGGCTACTACGAGAATATGGAGGGCATCTCTATCCCTCAGCCTTTCTGTCAGAGTTTTACCCCGTTTGCCATCGCCATCAACTGGTTGCTCGACCGTATCCCAGGTTTCTCAAAACTGGATATCGATGCAGAGGGACTGAAGAAAAAGTTTGGTGTGCTGGGTGAACCTCTGGTGCTTGGTGTCATCGTGGGTGCCCTGATAGGTGCAGCTGCGCATTTCGACCACTTCACCAATTTTGAGGAGTATGCCGCAGGTTTTGCTTCTACATCAGACGCCGTGATGAGCATTGTGAAGTCTGTGCTTTTCCTTGGCGTGACGATGGGAGCCGTTATGGAACTGATTCCGCGTATCACCCGTCTGTTTATCGATGGACTGATGCCTATCTCTGAGAAGACTCAGGAGGTGGTGAAAAAGAAATTCAAGGGTAAGAAGGTTTATATTGGCATGTCACCGGCACTGGTGATTGGCCATCCTACGACACTTGTCGTGTCATTGTTGCTGATTCCTGTGACGCTGATTCTGGCTATCGCCTTGTCGAAGGCCGATAACCAGTTCCTGCCATTGGCATCGCTGGCTGGCATGTTCTATGTCTTCGTGATGGTATTGCCTTTTACTAAGGGTAATGTGGTAAAGACCTTTATCGTTGGCCTGGTGGCTGTAACCATCGGTCTCTATTTCGTGACGGATATGGCTCCTGCCTTTACGCTGGCTGCCAATACTGTATATGAGGCTACACAGGATAAGGCTGCTCAGATTCCTGAAGGTTTCCAGGCTGGTGCCATGGACTTCGCTTCTTCGCTCTTTGGTTATGTTGTCTATGCTTGTGTGAAATACCTGCAGTGGATTGGCATGGGCGTGCTGACAATCATTACAGTTGCCATGGTGGCGTGGAACCGCCTGCGCATCGTTCGTGAGGAAAAGAATTCAAAATAA